A window of Pseudomonas mucidolens contains these coding sequences:
- a CDS encoding Lrp/AsnC family transcriptional regulator: MQEDPYPVRKTRGDQTQLDAIDRKLLSLLARNAELSYNELSQQVHLSAPAVHERVKRLKSRGAIRATVALLDGLKVGRALLAFVHLETSNWETTRRVLEMSAFPEIEEIHTVAGDTAMILKVRTENSAALENMLGKLHRLEGFKGVKTFIALGTYLERGPLPV; the protein is encoded by the coding sequence GTGCAGGAAGATCCGTATCCCGTTCGGAAAACGCGTGGCGATCAGACGCAGTTGGACGCTATCGACAGAAAACTATTAAGTCTTCTGGCTCGAAATGCGGAGCTGAGTTACAACGAGCTGAGCCAGCAAGTCCATCTCTCAGCTCCGGCGGTGCATGAACGAGTGAAGCGGTTGAAGAGTAGAGGGGCGATTCGGGCGACAGTTGCCCTGCTGGACGGCCTGAAAGTCGGCAGAGCCCTCCTTGCTTTTGTACACCTTGAGACCAGCAACTGGGAAACCACTCGACGCGTACTCGAGATGTCCGCTTTCCCGGAAATTGAGGAGATCCATACCGTGGCAGGTGACACTGCAATGATTCTGAAAGTACGAACCGAGAACTCCGCAGCACTGGAAAACATGCTGGGTAAACTGCACCGTCTGGAGGGTTTCAAAGGCGTCAAAACATTTATCGCCTTGGGCACCTACCTCGAACGAGGACCCCTACCGGTTTAG
- a CDS encoding FAD-dependent oxidoreductase yields the protein MREPVDVLICGAGAAGLTLAIDLARRGVRFALIEKLPSPFLGSRGKGIQPRTQEVFEDLGILDRAMAAGGIYPTIRKYAPDGSHVDQEVTSVAEPTPAEPYCLPLMIPQFKTEAILRERLIELGHAPEFGVELTGKVVSADGVKAVLATPDGEQTLHTRYLVGADGGRSFVRSTLGIGFPGKTLGVRAIVADVVLDGLPRDVWHQFDGGDSGPLAICPLAGTDLFQIQAPVPLEGDIDLCAAALTERVALHTGRTDITVHSVAWSSIYNMNARLADRYRDGPVFLVGDAAHVHPPTGGQGLNTSVQDAYNLGWKLAAVLAGAPEALLETYEAERRPVAADVLGLSTRLLAGFKAGDNRRTREVQQLDIGYPHSPLSLSSQAADSRLAPGDRAPDAIVRGAGGSPTRLFNLFKGTHWTLLANGPSNFAPSAGLHIHGIGPGSEIEDHLGQFAQFYGLGEGSAVLVRPDGYLAGFFTKDQPVALCDYLARYKSENCSAP from the coding sequence ATGCGTGAGCCTGTTGACGTCCTGATTTGTGGTGCCGGTGCCGCTGGCCTGACCTTAGCGATTGACTTGGCGCGGCGCGGGGTGCGCTTTGCCCTCATCGAAAAGCTCCCTTCTCCCTTTTTGGGCTCGCGCGGCAAAGGCATTCAGCCGCGCACCCAGGAGGTCTTCGAAGATCTCGGAATCCTGGACCGGGCCATGGCCGCAGGTGGTATCTACCCGACTATTCGCAAATACGCGCCCGATGGCAGCCACGTGGACCAGGAGGTGACGAGCGTTGCCGAACCCACACCTGCAGAGCCCTATTGCCTTCCGTTGATGATTCCCCAGTTCAAGACCGAAGCGATCTTGCGCGAGCGCTTGATAGAACTGGGGCATGCGCCAGAGTTTGGTGTCGAACTGACCGGGAAGGTGGTCAGCGCCGACGGGGTCAAAGCCGTACTCGCAACCCCAGATGGCGAACAGACCCTCCATACCCGCTACCTGGTGGGCGCCGATGGCGGGCGCAGCTTCGTGCGCAGCACCTTGGGGATTGGCTTTCCGGGCAAGACCCTGGGCGTGCGGGCGATCGTGGCCGATGTCGTATTGGATGGACTGCCGCGCGACGTGTGGCACCAGTTTGATGGTGGGGACTCAGGCCCATTGGCTATCTGCCCGTTGGCAGGTACCGACCTGTTCCAGATCCAGGCACCCGTTCCCTTGGAGGGCGATATCGATCTCTGCGCGGCTGCGCTGACCGAGCGCGTTGCCCTGCACACAGGGCGCACGGACATCACGGTCCATTCGGTCGCCTGGTCATCCATCTACAACATGAATGCCAGGCTCGCCGATCGTTACCGGGATGGCCCGGTGTTCCTGGTCGGCGATGCGGCGCATGTCCATCCGCCTACCGGTGGACAAGGCCTCAACACCAGCGTCCAGGATGCTTACAACCTGGGTTGGAAGCTGGCGGCCGTATTGGCCGGCGCACCAGAGGCTCTACTGGAAACCTACGAAGCTGAGCGCCGCCCGGTGGCCGCAGACGTACTCGGCCTGTCCACGCGCCTGCTTGCAGGCTTCAAGGCCGGGGACAACAGGCGGACCCGTGAAGTCCAGCAGTTGGATATTGGCTATCCCCACTCGCCGTTATCGCTCTCGTCGCAAGCCGCTGACAGCAGGCTCGCGCCAGGCGATCGTGCACCTGATGCCATCGTGCGAGGCGCAGGCGGCAGCCCAACACGTTTGTTCAACCTGTTCAAGGGCACCCATTGGACCTTGCTAGCCAATGGTCCCTCGAACTTCGCGCCAAGCGCGGGCTTGCATATCCACGGCATCGGGCCCGGCTCGGAGATCGAAGATCACCTGGGTCAGTTCGCCCAGTTCTACGGCCTCGGTGAAGGTTCTGCCGTGTTGGTCAGGCCGGATGGTTATCTGGCAGGGTTCTTTACGAAAGATCAGCCGGTTGCATTGTGTGACTACCTGGCTCGCTACAAATCAGAAAACTGCAGCGCCCCCTGA
- a CDS encoding MarR family winged helix-turn-helix transcriptional regulator — protein sequence MTTKKKVQDTHISAQMKDLHRSLISIVSVMNRPRNDERLIAEAGVHLDQALFRLLVVIERVGPIGVVDLAGRLGRDYTTISRQVSKLERMELVIRHENSEDRRMREAVVSAKGKAITDQIDQARERLARGIFQDWAAEDITDLVRLMRQFAKALEQGTEAG from the coding sequence ATGACTACCAAAAAGAAAGTGCAAGATACACATATATCCGCGCAGATGAAGGATCTCCATCGGTCCCTGATCTCGATCGTGAGCGTGATGAACCGGCCTCGGAACGACGAGCGACTCATCGCGGAAGCAGGTGTACACCTGGACCAGGCGCTCTTTCGCCTCCTGGTGGTAATCGAGCGGGTGGGACCGATTGGCGTCGTGGATCTGGCAGGTCGCCTGGGCAGGGACTACACGACCATCAGCCGCCAGGTCTCCAAGCTTGAACGCATGGAGTTGGTGATCCGGCATGAGAACTCGGAAGATCGTCGGATGCGCGAGGCGGTGGTGTCTGCGAAAGGCAAGGCAATCACCGACCAGATCGACCAAGCGCGCGAGCGCCTGGCACGAGGAATCTTTCAGGACTGGGCTGCCGAAGACATCACAGACCTGGTGCGGCTGATGCGCCAATTCGCAAAGGCCCTGGAGCAGGGCACAGAGGCTGGTTAG